In a single window of the Arachis hypogaea cultivar Tifrunner chromosome 6, arahy.Tifrunner.gnm2.J5K5, whole genome shotgun sequence genome:
- the LOC112755716 gene encoding uncharacterized protein: MAFNSSLRLPSSSQYYSHFCSVRFKYSKLHNVHSRIDLVTTKKRKCCIRSILNDNRPSINDYGAAKSARLLLEKLFEQAQKLEHQMATGVTGESYGGEDAQLAYNLSMLESDLQAALRELIKKEEHLLEIERMVILESTELKHTKEELEQQEREIAAARTKYEKLEEEMKEAKTNLVSQAGQMEVLKLLLRERDQEVATMKRALSLKEAEVEQMKIDLVKKSEEAATFDAELKQKAQLLIETNEVMNKQKIELQELQKAVHVKDQELQVSLTQRKSEEEKLKSAEATLEQQTMEWLLAQEELKRLGEDASRHAQESNETLEDFRRVKKLLTDVRSELVSSQQSLASSRGKMEEQERLLEQQLSELAEQRENVMSYMASLYDAQVEVENERGKLRIAEARNRELERDLTMEKELVEKLQEELKKEGTTLEQAVREVSFLKQELEKKSTEFNETTAILHAKETELVDAKMEIQHFKSEKASLQAILEEKDLELSNARKTLAEVNNEISDLKLHLRDKEEQLIEATCSLKEKDERVKTIENILYDTSLKASQAETVVEQILDVTNKLVASIKDEDINSSRALHEEGSELLEQLIKEPDNEVRWQQKRLESELQLTKDNLKAKEMEVLAAHRALTIKDEELKMTLARLDAKEEELKKVREELTEDTNDLKRRYALTQEKIGEKSMEDLAVERLQLEAAQSEVEAATSAIHELTEMRRQLLTKAISIYQKPDSMTDMNNTCFAEVKEGIATLSAMTDQLVREVGIVSAK; encoded by the exons ATGGCTTTCAACTCTTCGCTTCGTCTTCCTTCCTCTTCTCAATATTACTCACAC TTTTGCTCTGTTAGGTTCAAATACAGCAAGCTTCACAATGTTCATAGCCGAATAGATTTGGTGAcaaccaaaaagagaaaatgtTGTATTAGGTCAATACTGAATGATAATAGACCAAGCATCAACGACTATGGAGCTGCTAAATCTGCAAGGCTGCTCCTTGAAAAGCTGTTTGAGCAAGCACAGAAGCTGGAACATCAGATGGCAACTGGGGTCACAGGCGAGTCTTACGGTGGTGAAGATGCTCAGCTAGCTTACAATCTTAGCATGCTTGAGTCGGATCTTCAGGCTGCACTCAGGGAATTGATAAAGAAGGAAGAGCATCTGCTGGAGATAGAGAGGATGGTTATTTTGGAGAGCACTGAGTTGAAACACACAAAGGAAGAGTTGGAGCAACAGGAGAGGGAAATTGCGGCTGCTCGCACCAAGTATGAGAAGCTGGAAGAGGAGATGAAGGAAGCTAAGACTAACTTGGTTTCTCAAGCAGGTCAGATGGAGGTACTGAAGCTCCTTCTCAGGGAGCGTGATCAAGAGGTTGCTACCATGAAGAGGGCACTGTCCTTGAAGGAGGCAGAAGTGGAGCAAATGAAGATTGACTTGgtgaagaagagtgaagaagcaGCAACTTTTGATGCTGAGCTTAAACAGAAAGCTCAACTTTTGATTGAAACAAATGAGGTTATGAACAAACAAAAAATTGAGCTTCAAGAACTCCAGAAGGCTGTCCATGTAAAAGATCAGGAACTTCAGGTTTCGCTGACTCAGAGGAAGTCCGAAGAAGAAAAACTGAAGTCTGCCGAGGCTACCTTGGAGCAGCAGACAATGGAATGGTTGTTGGCACAGGAGGAACTTAAGCGGTTGGGAGAGGATGCTTCTAGACACGCGCAGGAGAGTAATGAGACTCTGGAAGATTTCAGAAGGGTGAAGAAGCTTCTCACTGATGTGAGGTCTGAATTGGTTTCTTCTCAGCAATCACTCGCATCTTCTAGAGGCAAAATGGAGGAACAAGAGCGGTTGTTGGAGCAGCAGCTGTCTGAACTTGCTGAACAAAGGGAAAATGTCATGTCATACATGGCAAGTTTGTACGATGCTCAAGTAGAAGTGGAAAATGAGCGAGGGAAACTTAGGATTGCAGAGGCCCGGAACAGAGAACTCGAACGGGATTTAACTATGGAAAAGGAGCTTGTGGAGAAGTTACAAGAGGAGCTGAAGAAAGAGGGAACAACTTTGGAGCAGGCAGTTAGAGAAGTTTCTTTCCTTAAACAAGAATTAGAGAAAAAAAGTACTGAGTTTAATGAAACAACTGCCATTCTTCATGCTAAAGAAACGGAGCTCGTTGATGCTAAGATGGAAATCCAGCATTTCAAATCTGAAAAGGCTTCTCTTCAGGCTATCTTGGAGGAGAAAGACTTGGAACTTTCCAATGCTAGGAAGACGTTGGCAGAAGTAAACAATGAAATCTCTGATCTCAAGCTGCACTTGAGGGACAAAGAAGAACAACTTATTGAAGCAACCTGTTCACTGAAGGAGAAAGATGAGCGTGTTAAAACGATCGAGAACATATTATACGACACAAGCCTGAAAGCTTCCCAGGCTGAAACTGTAGTAGAACAAATCTTAGATGTTACAAACAAACTGGTTGCTTCCATAAAGGATGAAGATATTAACTCATCAAGAGCACTACATGAAGAGGGCAGTGAACTACTTGAGCAACTAATCAAGGAACCGGATAATGAAGTGAGGTGGCAGCAAAAACGGCTTGAGAGTGAGCTTCAGTTAACCAAAGACAACTTAAAAGCAAAGGAGATGGAGGTTCTGGCCGCACACAGGGCTCTAACAATAAAAGATGAGGAGCTTAAAATGACACTTGCAAGGTTGGATGCAAAGGAGGAAGAGTTAAAGAAAGTAAGGGAAGAGTTAACCGAAGACACAAATGATCTCAAAAGGCGGTACGCCTTGACGCAGGAGAAAATTGGTGAGAAAAGCATGGAAGATTTGGCAGTTGAGAGACTTCAGCTGGAAGCAGCTCAGTCGGAAGTTGAAGCTGCCACTAGCGCTATACATGAACTCACAGAAATGAGACGACAACTATTGACTAAGGCTATCAGTATTTACCAAAAGCCTGATTCGATGACCGACATGAACAACACCTGTTTTGCTGAGGTAAAAGAAGGAATTGCTACACTCTCAGCTATGACTGATCAACTTGTGAGGGAGGTAGGTATTGTTTCTGCAAAataa